In Sus scrofa isolate TJ Tabasco breed Duroc chromosome 14, Sscrofa11.1, whole genome shotgun sequence, the sequence GTATCATTGAACTTTTTTCTAGCTGtttattacttttcttatttttgaagaaaagtttttacatttagctttaaataatacagtaaaacagttaatattttttactGTATTAGGCATAGtatgtaaaaatattcattatcaggttggtgcatatatatatatacacacacacactcacatatacatacacatatatatatatttaaatatttaaaaaatattgaaggtCTTTTTCAGACCTAACCGTAAGTTTTAAGATTGAGCTCTTAATGGTAATGTAAAGTAATGTAACTTTTACTTATATACCCTCAATAAAGGATTTTAAGACAGTGAAGTTCCTAGTTAATTAGATTAATTGAAATTTAGAACTGAGACCTTTGGATAGACATTATTGATAAAGCTTAATGTGatttacattgaatttttttagCTTACCTAATTATGTCTGTTAGTCACATACATAGGTAAGAccatgaaagtaaaaaaatataattcttctAATATACTGTTTGATATTTTTGCTACTGAACCTTCTACTCATATTCCATTCTCAGCAGTGTATTGTCACATCTTACTCTACTATTTTCTGTTCCTCTACACCTTGAATCATAGTGTCTCATACATGGTAATCACATACAGTAATGGTGGTAGCTACAGTTTATATAGTACTTTACAGGATGCGGTTatgtatgttttctcatttaatcttcacaacaaccttgtgaaagaggtagaaaaagtactaatttttaattttttttcccattttatagatgaagaaacaaatgcAGAGATTGAGACTTGACTAGAATAACACAAACCAGTAAGTGTTTGAATTAATGGAGGCACATGGTAATGGATACATTCTCATCTGCCAAGGGCTTTCCTAGCTGCTATCTATCTGCCTGAGTTCTAGGGACCAAATAAGCCAAATAGCCAAAATGGTAGGGAACCCAGAAGGTAGTAGATAGAGTTAAGAGTATCCCAGGGAAATGTGCTactccttttaatttcttcttttctttttgtcagtAATGATAAAGTTGAGAGAGCAggtaatgtttattttaaacataaataggtgatgaaatgtttattttaaacgTAAATATCCCTGAGGCATGAGGGAAGTATAAAATCTGCAGAGAAGTCTGTTGAAATTCTCACAAGGTAATAGTGTCAGTTAAGCAACTGAGGAAGTTAATggtatatgtatattattagaACCATGTACATAAGTGGAACTTAATAtaaggctctcatttagatttttaaaatcctgtttaAAAACTGTAGTATGAACttaatataaaaatcttagagcTTAAGGGTGCTTATCCAGTTGTGGCTTtctttagatgaggaaactgaggtgcagagaatTCAAAGCTTGCCCAGTGTCACAGAGCAGAGCTGGACGTAAACTTGTATTTCCTGAGATGCAGATCAGTGTTATTTTCTACTTCAGATTATTGCTTCTTGGTAAGCTGTCCTTAAGATATTTAACAGGTTTTTATATCTTGCATTTATTTGATcaacatttttcctttgtgtcAAAATGAACTGAAAATGTGAAATTTACTCATACTTCTGTGATGAAAATTTCAGTTCTTTGTTTGATTTTAGGTGAGTTAATGTGGGAAAAATCCTGGTATTTTGAAGATGTCTCGGCACAGTATTGTTTCCTGTTCAAATTACAAGTAACTTCAagagttttcaggaaaaaaagaaattgggatttttttgggTTAAATCATGCCATCTGaacagaaacatttattttttgatgaaaagcagaatactttaaaaaaagattatgatgTGAAAAATGAGATAGTTGATACTGTCAGATCAGTACTTAAGCCAAAAATTTCAGAAAGTCATTTTCATTATGaactaaaaaatgtgaaaattgttTTGCCCAGGATAAATATTCCAAATGAAGTTCTGTTGAAACATGAAGTTgacaaatacagaaaattatttcAGCATAAACCACAGACTGCAAGAAAATCTATCAGTATAAAGACTGTAAACTGTATAGAGGAGTGTGTGTTGCTCCATAAGTCTGAGAGAGTCGAAGAAGGTATAAAAATGTCTGCAAAAATACTCAATTTCAACTGTTTAAAGTGCCGAGATAGCACTCGATATAGCCCAAATGATTTGCAGAAACACTTTCAAATGTGGCACCATGGTGAATTACCTTCATATCCTTGTGAAATGTGCAGTTTTTCAGCAAATGACTTCCAGGTATTTAAACAACACAGACGAACCCATAGAATCACTTTAGTAAAGTGTGATATTTGTAACAATGAGAATTTATATACTTTATTAGACTTGACGAAGCATTTTTCATCCACACATTGTGTAAATGGTAATTTTCAATGTGAAAAGTGTGAATTTTCTACCCAGGATGTTGGTACATTTGTTCAGCACATTCATAGACATAATGAAGTCCtttataaatgtgataaatgccATTATATATGTTTAACCAAAGGAGAGCTTCAGAAGCACCTTCATATTCATTCTGGTACGTTTCCCTTCACTTGTCAATATTGTAGCTATGGTGCCACCAGGAGAGAGCACCTTATAAGACATGTTATAACTTTGCACAAAGAACATttatatgcaaaagaaaaactggaaaaagacaaatatgaaaagAGGATGGCAAAGACTTCAACAGGACTTAAGTTGATACTGAAAAGATACAAAATAGGTGCATCAAGGAAGACATTCTGGAAACGTAAGAAAATCAACAATGGCAGTGACAGAAGTATAGAAAAAAACACTCAAGTGcttaaaaaagtgaacaaaacacaGGCTAAATCTGAAGACCAGAGCCGTCTTGTTCAAGAacatataaatgaagaaaaggacGAAAGACTATACTGTGAGAATAATGATAAACCTGCTGAGTCAGAGTCAGAAAAGCCAACTCTTCTGTCTACTGGACAGTGTAACAGAGCTGAAGAGGGATCAAATTCTACTACAGGTTTCTTGAAGACTGCCCTTCAAGGACCTACAGTGTTAAtggtaaaaaataatagaataacaaTTCCTGCTAACTACAGTGCTAAATTTATGGGTTTTAAGATGGTGGATGGAAAAcaacatattgtaataaaattgTTGCCTACCAGTAAACAGAATTTATATTTACCAGGCTCACAGTCAGGTGCCACAAGGCACAGTACTGCAAATTTGCAGCCTCAGACTTTGGACACCACTGCATTTTTAACAGGAGTAACAACGGAGTtaaatgataccatttatatgaagGCATCTACTCCATTTTCATGTTCATCTCCTATACGTTCAGGGAAAGTAACTTCAGAAAAAGAAGTGGCTTTGCTATCTCAAACAAGTAATATGCTTCCAACAATGGATGATGAAAAAAGTGTATCTTCTTTGCCAACAACATCAGAATTGATTACAGCATCAGTGAATTTAACCACAAAAGTGGAAACAAGAGATAATGTTGACTTATGGGGAAGTCATATTGCTCAGTGTCACCCTGAGGTATCAGGTACTGCCATTAAAAGTCCAGATAAAGTTACCTGTACTGTCAAACCAAATCCATACAGCAGTGGAGATATGCATAACTATTGCATTAATTATGTCAACTCTGAGTTACCTGTTGAATCTTCGAACCAAGGATCATTACCTTTTCATAATTACTCGAAAGTTAATAATTCTAATAAACGTCGTCGGTTTTCAGGAACAGCAACATGTGAAAACCCTCAAAAAGAATCTTCATTAAGCAAGACAGTTGTTCAACAACCAATAAGCGAGTCAGTTTTATCACTAGTGAGGAAGGAGAGCTCAAATCCAGATAGCCTGTTAGCATCTATTAGTCTTTTAAATACTAAAGATGGAACTTTAAAAACACAAGCTGAAATGGAAGAACAGTGTGTTttagaaaaaggacaaaacattGATGGACAGAACCTGTACactaatgaaaatcaaaatttagAGAGCTTGACTGAAAAACCTAAATGGGATGACATCTCTAGTGATGAGTCACCGATGATGCCTAGAATCacatctgttttctctctccagaGCCAACAGGCATCAGAATTTTTGCCCCCTGAAGTAAACCAGTTACTTCAAGAAGTATTAAAAGCAAAACCTGATGTGAAACAAGACTCTAGCAACACTCCAAGTAAAGACCTGAGACTTCATTGCGACCAGTCATTTCAGAAACACgagagagaagataaaatagTCGAATGTTCAAAAGACTTGAAAGGACAAGGCCTCTTCCCAGTTCCATCCTGTAGTATGGGGATTAATGGACCTACAAACGATCCAAATTTAAAATgtggtggaaaagaaaaacaaatgctgtcAATGTCACAAGATGTGAGAGATTCAGAGAAGACGCCTAGAATTTCTGGGTTTGGCACATTACTTAAGACACAGTCAGATGCAATAATTACACAGCAGCTTGTAAAAGACAAACTGCGAGCCACTACACAAAATTTAGGTTCTTTATATATGCAGAGTCCACTTCTAAATTCAGAGCCAAAAAAGGCTTTATTTGTTCAGACTCCAAGAGGCTTTTTTGTTCCATTGCACATTGCTAACAAGCCTGGATTACATGCTTCAGGAAAACCACTTCCTTTGGTTAATACACAAGGTGTTCCTGCTTCTCTTCTCTTAAACAAGAAACCTGGGATGATCTTAACATTTAATAACGGGAAACTTGAAGGTGTTTCTGCTGTCAAAACTGAGAGTGCTCAAGCTTGTGGAACTACAACTAAAGAGCCTTGCAGACCACCTATTTTAAAGGTAGAACCAAGCAGTAATTGTCTGACCCCTGCACTTTGTTCCAGCATTGGCAGCTGTTTGAGCATGAAAAGTAGCTCAGAAAATACCCTGTCATTAAAAGGTCCTTACATTATTAAAACGCCAGCAAGTTCCTCAGTGAAAGCTGTTCCTACCCCTAATACAGTATCTGAGCATCAGGGCACTAAGTTGAATATCTCAGATTCAGTAAAACAGCAGAACAAAATTTTCCCAAAACCACCTCTTTACACCCTTTTGCCTGATGGCAAACAAGctgtttttttaaagtgtgtgatGCCAAATAAGACTGAGCTGCTTAAGCCTAAATTAGTCCAAAATAGtacttattataaaaatatacagcCAAAGAAACCTGAAGGAACACcacaaaaaatattgctgaaaatTTTTAACCCTGTTTTAAATGTGACTGCTGCTAATAATCTGTCAGTAAGCAACTCTGCATCCTCTGCATCCTCATCGCAGAAAGATAATGTACCATCTCATCCAGCTACAGGAGGAGAGCAGAAAGAGCCAGAATCTTCTAGAGATGCCTTACCCTTCTTACTAGATGATATGATGCCAGCAAATGAAATTGTGATAACTTCTACTGCAACATGCCCAGAATCTTCTGAGGAACCAGTATGTATCACTGACCATTCAGAAGCCAGGGTATTAAGACGTAAAACTAATTGTACAATTGAGAGATGcgtcaataagaaaaagactttgaaaaaaaatttttcaagaatAAAAACTCATTTAAGGAGTAAAGATTCTGAAACTGCCTTTGTATCTAGAAACAGAAACTGTAAACGAAAGTGTAGAGATAGTTACCAAGAACCTCCAAGAAAAAAAGCATTGCACAGAAAgtgtaaagaaaaagcaaagcctGAAGATATCAGTGAATCATTTGGATATAGCAAACCTAGGCTTTCAAAAGATTCAGTCAGAACTTTGCGGCTTTTCCCCTTTAGTTCCAAACAACTTGTGAAATGTCCTAGGAGAAACCAACCAGTGGTAGTTTTGAATCATCCTGATGCAGATGCACCAGAAGTAGTAAATGTAATGAAAACTATTGCTAAATTTAATGGACGTGTACTTAAGGTTTCATTGTCAAAAAGAACTATCAATGCTTTACTGAAACCAGTTTGTTGTAACTCTTCTAAAACAATTTGTGATGATTTCCCCAAGAGGCACAAAACATTTAAACCTGTTAGTTCTGTGAAAGAAAGATTTGTGCTAAAATTAACtctcaaaaaaacaagcaaaaacaattaTCAGATTGTGAAAACTACCTCTGAAAACGTTTTGAAAGCTAAATTTAACTGTTGGTTTTGTGGTCGAGTATTTGACAATCAGGATACTTGGGCTGGTCATGGGCAGAGACATTTAATGGAAGCTACTCGTGATTGGAATATGTTAGAATAATTTACCATAATTACCAAGGAGAAGAAGAGTAATTACCTTAGAAGAAAATAGTGGGTTGAATTACTAATGCAGACACTTTTACTTCAACATAGTActtgaaattaaacatttaaaagttgcTTATGTTTCCATGGAAGAACGCAAGTTTTAGTGTGATAATTGAAAATGCTGTCGGTGCACATGTAAGTTTTGAAAGAAACCTAATCAGCACAGATGGaccttgatttaatttttaaaaaatgtgttcttgGGAAGTTAGGGCTaaagaaaattttgataaaaCTGTTTTCCCAGTTTAGTTCTTTAGTGACTCTTGATAGAGGGTAATGTCTGACAGCCCCATTCCCTCTTTCCGTCCACCAGCCTTATGAATTTGGTAAGTATAGCTCCTCTGAGAGCTCTTTCACTGTGGAACTGAAGGAGTTTCTCATCATTTATGAAGATACACTAGGAGAACTTGGGTAAAGAACTTACTCCACATCTGCAAAACATAGTTGTTTTGAAGGTAATTAGGCTCCTTTTAGAGTACCTTTAACTCACTACAGTTACACCTCATATTGATGAGTTTTTGACAAGTAGATATTTTTTCCTGGTAAGCTGTGTCCCATATCAGTGATGGAAACACCCTccaagataattttctttttccaagtgGCTGTCAAGCATCACAGTAGATGGGCAGCCTTGAGAGGAGAATTAAACTTTCTTGGTCTGATTTGAAGTCCATTTAAAGAACTTGAACATTTTTTCTGAATTTGATTATATATTCTCCAGCGATTCCCTTGCATAGGACTATGCTTGTTTGGTTTAAATTGTTTGTCTCCATGAACCAAATGGCCAGTTTTTTTCTTGGTTGCCATCCctttaaaaagagtgaaacacAGAAGCACTTCCAAGGGAATGGcttttcttgaaaattaaaaattattcctcAGAAACGATATTTTGAAGCAAGATTAACAAAGCAGATCATACTTTTGTGTTTATTATTAGTGTTTGAACATGTCCACATTGGGACAAATCATTTTTGTTAGCAACTTTTCAGTATGACTGACAACCCAAAGCAGATTATTTACTGATTGTTTGCAGTTGGAAATGAAGAAGCATTAATATTGGACTGAGTGGCAGTGCATAAAACTTCAGGACAGATTCTGAAGGGACGCGCCCAACAGGTAGCATTTTAAAATGGCTATTTTCACGACAGCAGAATCATTGATTTAAACTTTTCAGTTTGTAAGTTTGGATCAAATTTTGTTGGATCATTGGATAATGGAGTTCTTGtgttaaaaattatataccataTAATTTTTGTTACTTGGTTACTACAAGTGTTATGACATTTTCATTGATTGAAAGAAAACTTCAGGgcttcttttctgtatataacaAGGAATTTAAACCTGTACATATTTTTGTACC encodes:
- the ZNF518A gene encoding zinc finger protein 518A, yielding MPSEQKHLFFDEKQNTLKKDYDVKNEIVDTVRSVLKPKISESHFHYELKNVKIVLPRINIPNEVLLKHEVDKYRKLFQHKPQTARKSISIKTVNCIEECVLLHKSERVEEGIKMSAKILNFNCLKCRDSTRYSPNDLQKHFQMWHHGELPSYPCEMCSFSANDFQVFKQHRRTHRITLVKCDICNNENLYTLLDLTKHFSSTHCVNGNFQCEKCEFSTQDVGTFVQHIHRHNEVLYKCDKCHYICLTKGELQKHLHIHSGTFPFTCQYCSYGATRREHLIRHVITLHKEHLYAKEKLEKDKYEKRMAKTSTGLKLILKRYKIGASRKTFWKRKKINNGSDRSIEKNTQVLKKVNKTQAKSEDQSRLVQEHINEEKDERLYCENNDKPAESESEKPTLLSTGQCNRAEEGSNSTTGFLKTALQGPTVLMVKNNRITIPANYSAKFMGFKMVDGKQHIVIKLLPTSKQNLYLPGSQSGATRHSTANLQPQTLDTTAFLTGVTTELNDTIYMKASTPFSCSSPIRSGKVTSEKEVALLSQTSNMLPTMDDEKSVSSLPTTSELITASVNLTTKVETRDNVDLWGSHIAQCHPEVSGTAIKSPDKVTCTVKPNPYSSGDMHNYCINYVNSELPVESSNQGSLPFHNYSKVNNSNKRRRFSGTATCENPQKESSLSKTVVQQPISESVLSLVRKESSNPDSLLASISLLNTKDGTLKTQAEMEEQCVLEKGQNIDGQNLYTNENQNLESLTEKPKWDDISSDESPMMPRITSVFSLQSQQASEFLPPEVNQLLQEVLKAKPDVKQDSSNTPSKDLRLHCDQSFQKHEREDKIVECSKDLKGQGLFPVPSCSMGINGPTNDPNLKCGGKEKQMLSMSQDVRDSEKTPRISGFGTLLKTQSDAIITQQLVKDKLRATTQNLGSLYMQSPLLNSEPKKALFVQTPRGFFVPLHIANKPGLHASGKPLPLVNTQGVPASLLLNKKPGMILTFNNGKLEGVSAVKTESAQACGTTTKEPCRPPILKVEPSSNCLTPALCSSIGSCLSMKSSSENTLSLKGPYIIKTPASSSVKAVPTPNTVSEHQGTKLNISDSVKQQNKIFPKPPLYTLLPDGKQAVFLKCVMPNKTELLKPKLVQNSTYYKNIQPKKPEGTPQKILLKIFNPVLNVTAANNLSVSNSASSASSSQKDNVPSHPATGGEQKEPESSRDALPFLLDDMMPANEIVITSTATCPESSEEPVCITDHSEARVLRRKTNCTIERCVNKKKTLKKNFSRIKTHLRSKDSETAFVSRNRNCKRKCRDSYQEPPRKKALHRKCKEKAKPEDISESFGYSKPRLSKDSVRTLRLFPFSSKQLVKCPRRNQPVVVLNHPDADAPEVVNVMKTIAKFNGRVLKVSLSKRTINALLKPVCCNSSKTICDDFPKRHKTFKPVSSVKERFVLKLTLKKTSKNNYQIVKTTSENVLKAKFNCWFCGRVFDNQDTWAGHGQRHLMEATRDWNMLE